The Oleiphilus messinensis DNA segment GTATAGGTATCGGTACACATACTTTGATGGCCGATGCCTATTTTTATGGTTTGCGCCATTGTCGGGGCGGCCCCCACGAGTACTGTCATCAGTGCGGTGACCGAAATCATTAATAACGTCATTCTTAACAGGGCTGAAGTTTTCAAAAACTGTATCGCTTTCTCATGGGAGGTCGATTTAAAAACAGATGTGGATTTAAAGACAGGTCTATCGGTAGGCGTACTTACTGAGTGCATGGCATTCTCCTCTGGCTGAACAGAGATGCATCCTTGAAACTGCGGGATACACCACCATTACGGGCTCATTTCGAACTTGTACTATACTTGTATTATCCTAATTCACATTTTGCACTATCCATGCCAGAGCGGTTTTCCAATATTTTTAAACGCATACATTTCAATAGGTTACACACATGATTTCAAAATAATACAGAAAACCCCAAAAAATTTACAAGACAACAAAAAGATCCATTGCAACGCACAAGAGCAATAAAATGCCCTGCAAAGACGCATGAAAGAATCAAAATGAACAGCAAACTTAATACAAGCTGTTCATTCATTTTCGAACGAACAAAAAAAGTCAAAAATAAAACTTGTTATGACATGTTATAACAAGTAGTCTTAAAACCAACGACAGGTATCGGACGATGAACGTGAGAGATAAAACACTGGCCAAATCCAACGCCGCATTATCAAGTAATGCAGCCTCCCCCCAGCCCTTGTATATCCAGATTAAAGAGGTGCTGAAAAAGCAAATACTGGAAGGCCAGTACCAACCCCATGAGCGCCTGCCGTCGGAAAACAAATTAATGCAAGAGTTCCAGGTGAGCAGGATTACGGTACGCCAGGCCCTGCGAGACCTTACCGCAGAAGGTCTGATATTCAGCTCTCAGGGGAAAGGCACCTTCGTGAATAAGCCAAAAGCGGTGCAAGATGTGCACCGACTCGAAGGTTTTGGTGAAGCCATGACGGCAAAAGGGTACGACACCGCGGCCCGCTTGATCAGCATTAAAACGATACCAGGGCCCAGAGCGGTAACAGAAGCCCTTAAACTGAAAAACAAGTCTCCGGTGGTCGAAGTAAAGCGGGTTCGGCTTCTCAACGGCGAGCCCATCTCGATTGATACCTCCTACTTTCCGGAGTCGATTGGCCAGCATTTATATGACCGCGATTTAACCGGTGATATCTTCCCCATGCTGGAGCAGCAACTGGGTACCCCCCTTGGCAGTGCCGATATTCGACTGGAAGCCAGAATAGCAGAATCCGATATCGCTGAACTGCTCGCAATCGAAGTGGGCAATCCCGTTATGTGGGTACAGCGACTGACATTGAACACAGCGGGTCACCCGGTCGATTTTGAATACCTCTCGATACGGGGCGATGCCTACCAATACCACTTCACCGTAGAGCGACATCGGGATGCCTTGCTGCCCAGCGGCCCGTCCTCTCCCGGTGATGATGCAAAACCATTAGCACAGAACCAACACCAGCATAGCGAAGAGGTGAACGATGAATCTACCTGATGATATTGCCGTAAAAGATGTGGATGTTCTGGTCATCGGCGGTGGCACTGCCGGACCGATGGCTGCCGTTAAAGCCAAAGAGAAAAACCCGGATTTGAGCGTCTTGCTGCTGGAAAAAGCCAATGTAAAACGTTCCGGTGCAATCAGTATGGGAATGGATGGGCTGAACAATGCAGTGATTCCCGGCCATGCCACCCCGGAAGACTACGTGAAGGAAATCACGATTGCGAACGATGGCATTGTGTTGCAAAAAGGCGTAATGGAATACGCAGAGCGTTCATTTGCCATGATCCAGCAACTGGACAAATGGGGCGTGCATTTTCAAAAAGATGAAACCGGTGACTTCGACGTTAAAAAAGTACATCACCTCGGCACCTATGTACTGCCCATGCCGGAAGGGCATAATGTCAAAAAAATATTGTATCGACGTTTACGGCGAGCGCGAGTTGAAATCGAAAATCGCTATCAGGCAACCCGACTACTAACCGACTCAACGGGCACCGTTTGCGGTTGTGTGGCAATGACAACACGGACCGCGCAAGTCATCGTCATTCGCGCAAAATCAGTGGTGATGTGTACCGGTGCCGCCGGGCGCCTCGGCCTGCCTGCTTCAGGGTATCTTTTTGGCACCTACGAAAACCCGTCCAATTGCGGTGACGGCCATGCCATGGCCTATCATGCCGGTGCTGAATTGACCGGACTGGAGTGCTACCAGATCAATCCTCTTTTGAAAGACTATAATGGCCCGGCCTGTGCTTATGTTACCGGCCCCTTGGGCGGTTATACGGCCAATGCGAAAGGTGACCGTTTTATCGAGTGTGACTACTGGAGTGGTCAAATGATGCTCGAGTTCTATCGCGAACTGGAAGGCGGTGACGGGCCGGTTTTCCTCAAACTGGATCACCTTGCTGAAGAAACGATTCAGGAAATCGAGCATGTTCTGCATACCAATGAGCGCCCGAGTCGCGGACGCTTTCACGATGGCCGTGGTACAGACTATCGTGCCAATATGGTTGAAATGCACATTTCAGAAATCGGCTTTTGTAGTGGACACTCGGCATCCGGTGTCTGGATTAATGAAAAGGGTGAAACCACGGTTCCCGGTTTGTACGGCGCCGGAGACATGGCTTCTATTCCCCACAGCTACATGCTGGGCGCCTTTGTGTACGGGGAAATTTGCGGTATCAACGCCGCCGAATTCGCCGAATCCCGTTCCACGCTCCCGGAAATTGATGTTGATTTTGTGCTTGCAGAGCGCGATCGCCTCCTGGCCCCTCTGAAACGGACCGATGGTATCCCGCCAAATCAATTCGAGTACAAGGCACGCCGACTGGTAAACGATTACCTGCAACCCCCGAAGGTCAACAAGAAAATGGATATCGGGCTCGCCCGACTGCGTGCCATGCGGGAAGATATTCCCTATCTGTACGCCCGAGACCCCCACGAATTATTCCGGGCGGTTGAAGCACAACATATCCTCGATTGTGCAGAAATGGCCGCAGTGGCATCCCTTTACCGTCAGGAAAGCCGCTGGGGCTTGTACCACTACAGCGTCGATTATCCCAAAAAGAATGATCAGGACTGGTTCTGCCATGTGCAGCTTTCCAAAGCAGAAGACGGCAGCATGTATTGTCATAAACGCAAGGTGGAACCCTACGTGGTTGCGCTGGATGACAACGAGAAAGAAGCCTACAACCAGTTACGAGTCAAAGAAGCTGTATAGCCTGAAATCAAGCGCGTTTCGCAAGGAGTTCGATTATGCCTGTAGCCTCGCAAATTACCGCGGTACCTGTGGTGATAGATGAAGACAAATGTATTGCCGACAAAGGCTGTACCACCTGCATCGATGTCTGCCCGCTGGATGTACTCTGGATTGATGAACGATCCGGAAAAGCACATATGAAGTACGATGAATGCTGGTACTGCATGCCCTGTGAGAAAGACTGCCCGACCGATGCGGTCACTGTAAATATTCCCTATTTGCTGAAATGAGGACCGAGTGTATGGCTAAATATGACGATCCTTTACTGATCTCAATCGCTGAACGGCTGGAAAGCGCAGACCCCGGCATTCGACGGGTTGCAACCATGGAACTGGTTGACAGCCCCGAACCAGAAGCGGTAGAACTGCTGTTAAGAGCATTGAAAGATCCAGATGCCAATGTCCGGCTGGAAGCGGCCAAAGTCATTGATGAGTTTGATGCCGCAGACATGACCGAGGCACTTGTTGATGCACTCACCTCACCGGATGAACACGTCCGCAACGCTGCCGCCCACGCCTTGGCTGATTTGAAAGACGCAGCGGCGGCCCCTGCATTGATCGCTGCCCTGGAATGCGATGACCCTTTCGTCATTGCCGGAATCCTCAGGGCGCTCAAGCCGTTACGAGTTAATGCGTCCAAGGCCCATGCCCTGACCTTTCTGGCTCATGTCGATTCAGGCGTGCGAAGAGAAGCTGTGGGTGTTCTCGGTTATCTGAAAGACGAACAAGCACTGCCTCAATTAATCAAAGTGGCTGCAGACGATACCGATCAGGAAGTCCGGCGTACCGCCATTGGGACACTGGTTTTTGCTGCCCCTCATCTCGTCGCGCCGGCGCTGGTGAAAGCCCTGTCAGATGAGCACTGGCAAGTCAGGGTAGAAGCCGCCAACGGTATCGGACGATTGAAGATCGAGAACGCGGTTACACCTTTAATGTCGCGAACCGAGGATGAGTATTGGCAAGTGCGTGAAAAAGCGGTGGAATCACTGGGCAAACTCAAAGCACGGGAAAGTATTTCGATATTGGGACGTTGCGCTGAAGATCCGATCAGCAATCTTCGTAAAGCCGCCATTGCTGCACTGGGGGAAATTGAAGACGCCGCTGCACTGCCCTACATTGAGCGGGCATTGAATGACAACGATCCGGATGTGCGCAAAATAGCCCGTTGGGCAATGGGCAAGTTTGCCGCTTGAACATGACGTATAACCTCAAGACCAAACGACAACGTACCATCGCATCCATGTGCCTGATTGCCGCTGGAACCATGCTTCTGGCTTATCGAGGTGTCAGGCCCTGCCCGGAGATCGTACTCGATACTCATCCTGTCGACTATCCGGTTCTTATCGAAGGAAATTTACGATGCACGCTTCCGAACAGCGCCCCAGAACCATAGAACTACTGCAAAAAAGTCGACTCATGAAAATCTGCTGGCATTCCGGTGATCATTCAGAGATCGCATTTTCGCTTCTGCGCCAATTTTGCGCCTGTTCTCAATGCCGTGCACAAAACATTGTCGGACAGCCGCGAAACATTGTCGGACAGCCGCGAAACCTTAACAACACGGACATTACCCACGCGACGCCAATCGGCAGCACCGGTTTACAACTGGCATTCAGTGATGGCCATCAGAACGGCATCTATCCCTGGGGCTACCTGCATGCCATCGGACAGGGCCGGGGAATAGCCTATTTCAACGAATGCTAAAGCGCTGTGCTATTATGCTGGCTGAGGTTTAGCGCTATCGTTTACCCTGCGAGAGTTGAACTGAACTCATGGTTAGCTAACCGCTTGCGGACTTTAACATGAACGAAAGTCTACTCGTTACCCAACACCCGTTTACGCTCGAAATCGGTCTCACGCTGGCAGTCATCGGGTTTACGTTTTACCTCTTTATCAGCGATAAGTTCAGTACCGATATTTCTGCCATACTGATCCTTGTTGTTATCGGTGCCGTCAGTCAGATACCGCAAGTAGACACCTTGCTCCCACCTTCTGTTTTATTCAGCGGTTTTTCCAGTAATGCAGTGATCGCGCTCATTGCCTTGATGATCATGGCAGGCGGTATTGAACGGTCCGGGGCCATGGATCGCGTGGCACAGGGTATCGTCAACCTGAGTAGAGGTCGTCAGTTCCGGGTTATTGCACTGGTTTGCGGTAGCGCAGGACTGATGTCTGGAGTGATTCAAAACATTGGTGTGGTTGCGCTCTTCGTTCCGGTCGCCTCGTACCTGAGCGTGCACACTCAGGTTCCCATTAACCGTATATTGATGCCCATGTCTTTTTCCGTCATTCTGGGGGGCAATCTCACCATTATGGGAAACAGCTCACTGATCGTGCTCAACGATATCATCCGGACAAACAGTGCACCGGAAATCAATACCCATGCGTTCCCAATATTTGCCGTATTTCCCTACGGATGTGCCCTGCTCTGTGCCGGTGTCATTCTGTTTTGCACCGCAGCGAACCGGCTTTTTCCTGAGGCAGCCTCGACAAAAAACCGCGAAAGATCGGAGACTGTCGAAACATCATCTTTACAGGGACCATCTCTACAGAGACAGACTGAAACCGCAGACTCAGTCACCCAAACGCCCAGTGCGACAGTCGCCATTACCTGCTTCGGAGGCAGTCTGATTCTGGCGTTGCTTTCAGACTTTCCGATCGGCTGGGGCCTGTGGAGCGGTGTTCTGGCGATGTTCCTGTTGAAAGTCATCAACCCCGAAAGCGCCTATCGAGCCGTAAGCTGGAATACCGTGGTCATGCTCGCTGGATTGATCCCGCTTGGAATCGCAGTGGACTACACCGGTACAGCATCGTGGATCAGTACCGGATTGGTTCGAGCGCTCCCGCCAGAACCGTTTCTGATTCCCTACCCGGTTCTTATTCAAATTACATTAGCGCTCCTGACCGCGTCTCTCACCTTGGTCATGTCAAATGTTGGTGCGACTGTATTACTTGTCCCTTTGGCGATTCAACTGGGTCAATCGACCGGTCAGGATCCTATTACCCTCGCCCTCCTGGTCGGTCTCTGTGCTTCAAATTCATTCCTGTTACCCACTCATCAGGCCAACGCTTTGGTACTGGCTACCGGACACTACCGCGTGGCAGAATTTACACGAGTAGGACTCATTGTCACCAGTATCTACTTAGGCATTGTGCTTGTTATGATCAATTCTTTGACGTAGAACTCAGAAATTTTAGACAGTAAGACTACACATCCTACGCAATCGGCGGTAGCATATGTCGGAGAAATTGCCAGAAGATATTTAACAATTTCTATGATAAGGATGTATTTCCCAACGCCGACATCGTGCAAACTCGCCAAAGTCGGGCCCGTTTCGGTAGGCATTACAGTCTGATGAGTAAATCACAGCGCTAAATCGAATCGGAAGTAACAATCTAAACCTACAGAGAAAAGTAACTATGGATTTGGTTCGTACTTTCTTAGCTGGGTTGCTATGGATGGCCCTTGCCTCTGGCACTTCTGCCCAATGCAACTCTTATAACTTATCTCAAGACTCAGAAACTATTCTTGAAATTTATGTCGCGTTTTACGGTCGCCCGGCCGATCCTGCGGGATTGAAATACTGGGCTAAAGAACTCGCCGCAGTCGATGGTGACGTAAGTAAAATCATTGGGGCATTTGGTACATCCCCCGAATATGAAACACGATTTGGTGCCCTGAATGATACAAGCCTGATCACAAATTTGTACCAACAAATTTTGGGGCGGGATCCCGATGCGGCAGGACTGAATTTCTATCAGGGCGAATTGAGCTCTGGCCAAAGCTCACTCCAAACCATTGCACTAACGATACTCGGGGGTGCAACCGGGCCTGATGCCGAAGTGATCCAAAACCGCAAAGCAGTTGCAAAACACTACCTATCCATCACGGCAAATAGTCCTGAAGCTGAAAGCGAATTCAGCAATGACGATCTTTTTACCATTCTCGGAACAGTAGCAGACAGTGCAATTGATCGCGACGCGGCCTGTATCTTGGTTACTGAAATCGGTGGCGAAGCCAATAACGGAATTAACGCCCTGAATTGGGATCAAGGGGCTTGGGATGAGCAAAACTGGAACTAACGGAAACGTCGCACCAGACAACGATTTGAATAAGGAAATCAAGATGAAAAATTACCTGCAGAAGTTTGTATTAGCAACCGCACTCACTACCTGTGCTGGAACCGCATTGGCAGAAATACCCAACACCTTTACTGCCGGTACTCCGGCTAAAGCGGATGAGGTGAACGAAAACTTCGCTTATATCGAAGAGCGACTGAACTCAGGATTGCAAACTGAATTCACCGCCGATTGTGACGCTGACCGCAGCAACCTGACCACCGTTCTTGAAAACCTGCCACAAACCAAAAGCACAGTTCATGTAAACGGTACCTGCAATCTAGGCACAGGCGTTGTGCTCACAAATAAGGATGTCCACATTATCGGTGCAGACGGAACAGTCATTCGTGGAGCCGGCTCCATTTCGGAAGCCATGTTCCTGATTCGTGAACGCACCACTCTCGAAATAGAGAACCTGGAAATTTCCAATGCCTCCGGTAACGTTAACTTGTTTGCAGCATTCGGAAATAGTATCGCCAACCTCGAAAATATCCGCTTTGTTGGTTCCATTGAAAAAGGCTTGCAGACAGCAATCATGGTTCTTGGTGGCTCAGTAGTCAACATGAGCAATATTGATGTCACGGGTGTAACTTATGGCCTGGCAGTGTTCGGCGCAGCCAAAGCCTGGCTCGAGGGCGATGCGAACCGAATCAGCGCATCTGGTACCAGTGGCCTGCGGGAAGTTCCTTCTGCAGCCCTGTTTGTATCGGAAAACTCCTTTGTGGATGCTGAAAACACGGTATTTGAAGGTGTTATGGCTGTCCTCGATAATTCAACCTTCAAATTGAACAACGGCATATTGAATGGTTCAGCCATGGTGGTGCGCCGCAGTTCAGTGGTTGAGCTGGCAGACAATGTCACCATCAATACCGTGATCTCTGCTGAAGACTTCAGCACGGTGTATGGCAGTTCTGTACAGTAGTAACCCGGTCAAACAGTCAGGATGGACGGGGCGGGTCGGGAAATTGAGTTGCACTCTGCTCCCCGTCCTCGCCGGAAAGTCTCACAACACAGATCCGTTGCAATTAAATATCAACCACGTCTGCCCCCAGGTTAGCGAACTCGGCAATCAGCGTTTTGAAGGCATCCATGCTCGGTTTTTCGGCATCTTTACGCCAGATCAAACAGGTTGTGGTGTCCCGCCACCGCGCAGGTAACGCGTGCTTTTTCAACCCCGCCGCAAAGGGCACACTTTGCAGGAGAATTTCCGGCACAATACCGACACCCATGCCGGCGGTTACACAATTCAACATGGCATGGTAAGAATTGATCTCCACCACGCGGGCAGCCATTCGTGATTCTCCCAACCAGTGCGTCAAACGGGTACGATAGGCACATCGACTGGAAAATCCCAGTAACGTGGGGGACGGCCCCAGATCCAGGGGCGTTGAAATATCCGGATGAGGGTTTTCAGATACAATCACAAGTGACTCCTGAAATACCGGCTGCTGACGCAAACGTTCATCTGCCACGGGATCGGCAACCAGCGCGAGGTCGAGATCCCCGCGTATAACTTGCTCAATGAGAACCCCCGTCGGATCGGTATGCACTTCGAGTGTCACCTCCGGGTACTGGCGGTGATAAGCCATTAGCACATCCGCCAGTCGGGTAGCCGCCACCGCTTCCATCGTGCCAAGGCGAAGCTTGCCACGGGGATAAGGCTGATTCAGTTGATCTACCGCCTCCTGGGCAAGTGCCAGTATTTGTTTGGCGTACTCACGCAATTGTTCTCCCGCGGGGGAAATATACAAACGATTTTTGTCCCGGACAAACAACTCCTGCCCCAACTCCCGCTCCAGCTTTTGAATCCGCGCAGTAACATTCGACGGCACCCGATGAAGCTGCTCCGCCGCACGACTCACACCACCAAACTCCGCAACTTTACTGAACACCAGCAAATCAGTCAGATCCATCGCAAACTTTTCCATGGACAAACCTCGTGTATTTCAATCTGAGTAAAACAACGCCAGCTTACCGGCACACACAACCTCACCGCCCTGGTTTATATCATACAACCGTTTTCACAATAACATTCACAAAACATGAAAGCTACATCATAAATTATTCACTATTTGAAAAGAATCAACAGCGAAAGCATGTCCAGCCACCGAGCCCCCAATGCTGACCTGCTCTCACTCACCGAAGAAAACTTAAAGCCAGTCGGATACAGCACCACGCATAATCGTGGCGAAAGTCTCGTATCATCTAAATCGCCACTAAAAAACTGTTCATAACGACAGTTATAATAGGAGTGGCGGCTTTTAAGAAAATTCTGTCTATATAGAACCTGAAAAATCATGCGCAGCTTCGCCTGAGCCAAAAATACAAGCATCTGATAAATATAGAAAATCTAATCCATATTTTTGTTTACATAGACAATAATCCT contains these protein-coding regions:
- a CDS encoding GntR family transcriptional regulator gives rise to the protein MNVRDKTLAKSNAALSSNAASPQPLYIQIKEVLKKQILEGQYQPHERLPSENKLMQEFQVSRITVRQALRDLTAEGLIFSSQGKGTFVNKPKAVQDVHRLEGFGEAMTAKGYDTAARLISIKTIPGPRAVTEALKLKNKSPVVEVKRVRLLNGEPISIDTSYFPESIGQHLYDRDLTGDIFPMLEQQLGTPLGSADIRLEARIAESDIAELLAIEVGNPVMWVQRLTLNTAGHPVDFEYLSIRGDAYQYHFTVERHRDALLPSGPSSPGDDAKPLAQNQHQHSEEVNDEST
- a CDS encoding fumarate reductase/succinate dehydrogenase flavoprotein subunit; amino-acid sequence: MNLPDDIAVKDVDVLVIGGGTAGPMAAVKAKEKNPDLSVLLLEKANVKRSGAISMGMDGLNNAVIPGHATPEDYVKEITIANDGIVLQKGVMEYAERSFAMIQQLDKWGVHFQKDETGDFDVKKVHHLGTYVLPMPEGHNVKKILYRRLRRARVEIENRYQATRLLTDSTGTVCGCVAMTTRTAQVIVIRAKSVVMCTGAAGRLGLPASGYLFGTYENPSNCGDGHAMAYHAGAELTGLECYQINPLLKDYNGPACAYVTGPLGGYTANAKGDRFIECDYWSGQMMLEFYRELEGGDGPVFLKLDHLAEETIQEIEHVLHTNERPSRGRFHDGRGTDYRANMVEMHISEIGFCSGHSASGVWINEKGETTVPGLYGAGDMASIPHSYMLGAFVYGEICGINAAEFAESRSTLPEIDVDFVLAERDRLLAPLKRTDGIPPNQFEYKARRLVNDYLQPPKVNKKMDIGLARLRAMREDIPYLYARDPHELFRAVEAQHILDCAEMAAVASLYRQESRWGLYHYSVDYPKKNDQDWFCHVQLSKAEDGSMYCHKRKVEPYVVALDDNEKEAYNQLRVKEAV
- a CDS encoding 4Fe-4S dicluster domain-containing protein, giving the protein MPVASQITAVPVVIDEDKCIADKGCTTCIDVCPLDVLWIDERSGKAHMKYDECWYCMPCEKDCPTDAVTVNIPYLLK
- a CDS encoding HEAT repeat domain-containing protein gives rise to the protein MAKYDDPLLISIAERLESADPGIRRVATMELVDSPEPEAVELLLRALKDPDANVRLEAAKVIDEFDAADMTEALVDALTSPDEHVRNAAAHALADLKDAAAAPALIAALECDDPFVIAGILRALKPLRVNASKAHALTFLAHVDSGVRREAVGVLGYLKDEQALPQLIKVAADDTDQEVRRTAIGTLVFAAPHLVAPALVKALSDEHWQVRVEAANGIGRLKIENAVTPLMSRTEDEYWQVREKAVESLGKLKARESISILGRCAEDPISNLRKAAIAALGEIEDAAALPYIERALNDNDPDVRKIARWAMGKFAA
- a CDS encoding DUF971 domain-containing protein, whose protein sequence is MHASEQRPRTIELLQKSRLMKICWHSGDHSEIAFSLLRQFCACSQCRAQNIVGQPRNIVGQPRNLNNTDITHATPIGSTGLQLAFSDGHQNGIYPWGYLHAIGQGRGIAYFNEC
- a CDS encoding SLC13 family permease; translated protein: MNESLLVTQHPFTLEIGLTLAVIGFTFYLFISDKFSTDISAILILVVIGAVSQIPQVDTLLPPSVLFSGFSSNAVIALIALMIMAGGIERSGAMDRVAQGIVNLSRGRQFRVIALVCGSAGLMSGVIQNIGVVALFVPVASYLSVHTQVPINRILMPMSFSVILGGNLTIMGNSSLIVLNDIIRTNSAPEINTHAFPIFAVFPYGCALLCAGVILFCTAANRLFPEAASTKNRERSETVETSSLQGPSLQRQTETADSVTQTPSATVAITCFGGSLILALLSDFPIGWGLWSGVLAMFLLKVINPESAYRAVSWNTVVMLAGLIPLGIAVDYTGTASWISTGLVRALPPEPFLIPYPVLIQITLALLTASLTLVMSNVGATVLLVPLAIQLGQSTGQDPITLALLVGLCASNSFLLPTHQANALVLATGHYRVAEFTRVGLIVTSIYLGIVLVMINSLT
- a CDS encoding DUF4214 domain-containing protein — translated: MALASGTSAQCNSYNLSQDSETILEIYVAFYGRPADPAGLKYWAKELAAVDGDVSKIIGAFGTSPEYETRFGALNDTSLITNLYQQILGRDPDAAGLNFYQGELSSGQSSLQTIALTILGGATGPDAEVIQNRKAVAKHYLSITANSPEAESEFSNDDLFTILGTVADSAIDRDAACILVTEIGGEANNGINALNWDQGAWDEQNWN
- a CDS encoding LysR family transcriptional regulator; translation: MEKFAMDLTDLLVFSKVAEFGGVSRAAEQLHRVPSNVTARIQKLERELGQELFVRDKNRLYISPAGEQLREYAKQILALAQEAVDQLNQPYPRGKLRLGTMEAVAATRLADVLMAYHRQYPEVTLEVHTDPTGVLIEQVIRGDLDLALVADPVADERLRQQPVFQESLVIVSENPHPDISTPLDLGPSPTLLGFSSRCAYRTRLTHWLGESRMAARVVEINSYHAMLNCVTAGMGVGIVPEILLQSVPFAAGLKKHALPARWRDTTTCLIWRKDAEKPSMDAFKTLIAEFANLGADVVDI